A genome region from Bacillota bacterium includes the following:
- the rdgB gene encoding RdgB/HAM1 family non-canonical purine NTP pyrophosphatase gives MERELVIATNNLKKFREMNALLQVLEEDGIAIKSLRDFPAYPEPEEDGDDYITNALAKARAAVAQTGRVCIADDSGLEVDHLGGKPGVHSKRFAGEDTPWEVKISKLLELLEGVPQEQRGARFNSVVAISTPWDAEYTLRDTCRGWIYWEPRGEHGFGYDPVFYLPELGCTMAELPMEQKNRISHRAKTLSAAIPLLKWVFRVG, from the coding sequence ATGGAACGAGAACTGGTCATTGCCACCAACAACCTCAAAAAGTTCCGCGAGATGAACGCCCTGCTGCAGGTGCTGGAGGAGGACGGCATCGCGATCAAGTCGCTACGGGATTTCCCCGCGTATCCTGAGCCCGAGGAAGACGGGGATGACTACATTACCAATGCCCTTGCCAAGGCACGTGCAGCCGTAGCGCAAACGGGCAGGGTCTGCATTGCCGACGACAGCGGGCTGGAGGTAGACCACCTCGGCGGCAAACCGGGGGTGCATTCCAAGCGGTTTGCAGGGGAAGATACGCCCTGGGAGGTCAAAATCTCCAAACTGCTGGAGCTGCTGGAAGGTGTCCCGCAGGAACAGCGGGGAGCGCGGTTTAATTCGGTAGTTGCCATCAGCACTCCATGGGATGCTGAGTATACTCTGCGCGATACCTGTCGCGGATGGATTTACTGGGAACCCCGCGGCGAGCATGGCTTTGGCTACGACCCCGTGTTTTACCTGCCCGAGCTGGGCTGCACCATGGCGGAGCTACCGATGGAGCAAAAGAATCGCATTAGCCACCGCGCGAAGACCCTGTCGGCAGCGATACCGCTACTGAAATGGGTATTTCGCGTGGGGTAA
- the rph gene encoding ribonuclease PH produces the protein MARPDGRGSQELRPLRLTRGVMKYAEGSCLIEAGDTRVICTASVEDRVPPFLKGTGTGWVTAEYGMLPRSCRQRTPREITKGAPGGRTMEIQRLIGRALRSVVQLESLGERTITIDCDVLQADGGTRTASITGGFVALAEALHWMRQKGMMKHMPLNDIVAAVSVGVVGGADLLDLCYDEDYQASVDMNVVMTGKGKFVEVQGTAEGLPFGRDRLNKLLDLAQQGLEQIFKIQREVLKDIL, from the coding sequence ATGGCACGTCCTGATGGGCGCGGCTCACAGGAGCTGCGTCCCCTGCGTTTAACGCGGGGGGTGATGAAGTACGCGGAAGGTTCTTGCCTGATTGAAGCAGGAGATACCCGCGTGATTTGTACTGCCTCAGTAGAGGACCGCGTCCCGCCTTTCCTCAAAGGTACGGGAACGGGCTGGGTAACGGCAGAGTACGGGATGCTACCTCGTTCCTGTCGCCAGCGCACCCCGCGCGAGATTACCAAAGGTGCTCCGGGCGGACGCACCATGGAGATACAGCGGCTCATCGGACGCGCGTTGCGCTCGGTGGTGCAGCTGGAAAGCCTGGGAGAACGCACTATCACTATCGACTGCGATGTCCTGCAGGCAGATGGGGGCACGCGCACCGCATCGATCACTGGTGGTTTCGTGGCGCTGGCGGAGGCTCTGCACTGGATGCGCCAGAAGGGCATGATGAAGCACATGCCTCTAAACGACATCGTAGCGGCGGTGAGCGTGGGGGTGGTCGGTGGCGCAGACCTGCTTGACCTTTGCTACGATGAGGATTATCAAGCCTCAGTGGATATGAACGTGGTGATGACGGGCAAGGGCAAGTTTGTGGAGGTGCAGGGTACGGCGGAAGGTTTGCCCTTCGGTAGAGATCGACTCAACAAATTGTTGGACCTGGCGCAGCAGGGATTGGAGCAAATTTTTAAGATACAGCGCGAGGTGCTGAAAGACATTCTGTAA
- a CDS encoding AAA family ATPase: MNIMALYENLKAAVEAEIIAQQADKANLKSLRAVWAERIRQMEEERAVYRFETAKQVHPSLEDAPVVVDTGEVEVPGEVIFALGYEVHVVTADLGESLDACQLLIDLTFILERLHQLLEEQIRSPHHFEIAMAEAVLGLRRLAEVSANGGVCHLLRCMQQDAPAHERPNPEQRAAIDLSSHAPVLFVWGPPGTGKTTTLAWIAEVCVRRGESVLLVSNTNVAVDRALTKLLDAVGSDGEWARRMAQGAILRLGISELPLLQPLLLSSHLERLGTANESEHNRNRGEHSSQNERRRLIEKAQLIACTLAKAATDPYLRERRFDVLLIDEGSMAPLPYVAALAALCRKRAVIGGDFRQLPPISVTQDEDAARWLNTDIFQQAGIVAPDGSVQHRWNLVSLAEQWRMRTPICELVNEPMYEGMLRTPEHLHGNAEDCLYLVDTAPMRACSDRTSGYSHFNVASALVCVGLTQRLLSENPFARIGIVTPYNAQASLIHAMLLDCDLAHEVRVATVHRFQGEERQVILFDCVDAPPFGWVGHFLRGSSPAEESTRLLNVAVTRAQQQLYLVGDAGYLERKLPPQALLRYILQSIRDGGTVTDGSRFAGVALDNNRLWRWVGETDFAQMLQQDLREAMRGRGGVTVMEPLLHRDDGETLADLLLNLLRAGVDVTILHAEEADLHERTVHLRQAGVRLTALRLPQGRQGFQDWCVFIGRQAVWWGSVVMPYRGAAFVRVASRATMNELQFLRRPRSGV; the protein is encoded by the coding sequence ATGAACATCATGGCTCTGTACGAAAACCTCAAAGCCGCAGTGGAAGCGGAAATCATCGCCCAACAAGCGGATAAAGCAAACCTCAAAAGCCTGCGTGCCGTGTGGGCAGAGCGAATCCGCCAGATGGAAGAAGAGAGGGCTGTGTACCGCTTTGAGACCGCCAAACAGGTACACCCGTCTCTGGAAGACGCCCCTGTGGTGGTAGATACAGGCGAAGTGGAAGTACCGGGCGAGGTCATCTTTGCGCTGGGATATGAGGTGCACGTGGTTACCGCCGACCTCGGCGAGTCTCTGGACGCGTGCCAGCTTTTGATCGACCTGACCTTCATTCTGGAACGGCTGCATCAGCTTCTGGAAGAGCAAATCCGGTCTCCGCACCACTTCGAGATAGCCATGGCGGAGGCGGTGCTGGGGCTTCGCCGCCTGGCGGAGGTGTCGGCAAACGGCGGAGTCTGCCATCTCCTGCGCTGTATGCAGCAGGATGCTCCTGCACACGAGCGACCGAACCCCGAGCAACGCGCTGCGATTGACCTGTCCAGCCATGCACCCGTGCTGTTTGTATGGGGTCCTCCCGGCACAGGCAAAACTACCACGCTGGCGTGGATTGCCGAGGTGTGTGTGCGGCGGGGTGAGAGCGTGTTGCTCGTCTCCAATACCAATGTGGCGGTAGACCGCGCCCTGACCAAATTACTGGATGCAGTGGGTAGCGATGGTGAATGGGCACGCAGGATGGCGCAGGGTGCAATATTGCGTCTGGGTATATCGGAATTGCCTCTACTCCAGCCGTTACTGCTGAGCAGTCATCTGGAGCGGCTCGGAACAGCCAATGAGTCTGAACACAACCGCAACAGAGGCGAACACAGCTCCCAAAACGAGAGACGACGCCTGATAGAAAAGGCGCAACTGATTGCCTGCACACTGGCAAAAGCCGCCACCGACCCCTACCTGCGTGAGAGACGGTTCGATGTACTGCTGATAGACGAAGGAAGCATGGCGCCTCTGCCTTATGTCGCTGCGCTTGCTGCATTGTGTCGGAAGCGGGCGGTTATCGGCGGCGATTTCCGCCAGCTGCCGCCTATCAGCGTGACGCAGGACGAGGATGCGGCACGATGGCTGAACACCGACATTTTCCAGCAAGCAGGCATCGTCGCGCCAGATGGGAGCGTGCAGCACCGCTGGAATCTGGTGTCTCTGGCGGAACAGTGGCGCATGCGAACCCCCATCTGCGAGCTGGTGAACGAGCCGATGTACGAAGGAATGCTTCGCACTCCCGAGCACCTTCACGGCAATGCGGAGGATTGCCTCTACCTTGTGGATACCGCCCCCATGCGAGCCTGTTCCGACCGCACCAGCGGGTATTCCCATTTCAACGTCGCTAGCGCGCTGGTATGCGTGGGGCTGACGCAGCGCCTGCTGAGCGAAAACCCCTTTGCACGCATCGGCATCGTGACTCCGTATAACGCACAGGCATCTCTGATACACGCCATGCTGCTGGATTGCGACCTCGCGCATGAGGTGCGTGTGGCTACCGTGCACCGATTTCAGGGCGAGGAGAGACAGGTTATCCTTTTTGATTGTGTAGACGCCCCGCCTTTCGGTTGGGTGGGGCATTTCCTGCGTGGCAGTAGCCCCGCCGAGGAGAGCACACGCCTGCTGAATGTGGCGGTGACGCGGGCACAGCAGCAGCTCTATCTGGTGGGTGATGCCGGATATCTGGAGCGCAAGCTGCCCCCACAGGCTTTGCTGCGGTATATCCTGCAGAGCATCCGCGATGGGGGAACGGTGACAGATGGTTCACGTTTTGCCGGTGTAGCTCTGGATAACAATCGCCTGTGGCGATGGGTGGGCGAAACCGATTTTGCCCAAATGCTTCAGCAAGACCTGCGTGAAGCGATGCGGGGAAGGGGGGGCGTTACGGTTATGGAGCCTCTGCTGCACCGCGACGACGGAGAAACGCTGGCAGACTTATTGCTGAACCTGCTGCGAGCAGGCGTGGATGTAACCATTCTGCACGCCGAAGAGGCAGACCTGCACGAGCGAACCGTGCATTTGCGTCAGGCTGGGGTGCGGCTCACCGCTCTGCGCCTGCCGCAGGGCAGGCAGGGGTTTCAGGACTGGTGCGTTTTTATCGGAAGGCAGGCAGTGTGGTGGGGCAGCGTGGTGATGCCGTATCGGGGTGCGGCGTTCGTGAGAGTGGCTTCTCGGGCGACCATGAACGAGCTGCAGTTTCTGCGCCGCCCGCGTTCCGGGGTATAG